AATCCATCCGTGACAATGTTAACAGGTCGTTAATCATACGAATCATTCGATCGGTTTCATCTTGAGTGACTTTCAAGAACTTCGGTGCCAGCTTCGGATCCTTCCAGGCACCATCAGACAGCGCTTCAATGTATGAACGAACACTGGTCAATGGGGTTCGCAATTCATGAGAAACGTTGGACACGAACTGTTTACGATCTTGATCGATTCGCTGCTGCTCGGTGATATCACGAAGCACGCAGACCAGCCCGCTAATGAAGCCGGATTCCCGTTGAATCAGTGAAAAATGGGCGTGCAAAACCAGACTGTGATCTTCACTTGAAAAATCAAGGATTAACTCATCCGGTTTTTCAAGCAAGTCCCGCAGACTGTAGTCTTTGCGAATATCCAACACGTCCAAAATCGACTTGCCCATGGCTTGGTTTTCATCAAGATCCAAGAAACTGGCGGCCGTTTCATTAATGATAATCACGTTTCCACGCCGATCGGTCGCCAAAACACCATCGGTCATATTTGCCAGGACCGAATCCAAGCGTCGCCGTTCAGACTCAGTTGACTCATGGGACTCTTCAACCCTGACAGATAGGTTGTTAACCGCACTGGCAAGTTGACCCAGCTCATCATTTCCATAAACGTGAACTTGGCCGGAATAGTCCCCACGGGCAATTCTGATGGTCTGCTTCTTCATTTCTTCAATCGGTCGTGTAATTGCTCGCGAAATAACAATCGAGATTAATAACCCCAAAATAATGGCAATCGACGCGGCGAACAGATAAATCAGCGTAATGCTGTTAATACTGTCATAGACGCTGTCGAGGTTCGCCCGGGTGTATACCACCCCGACGACCGTACTATTATTGTTGGAGCTCTTAATCAACGGTGAAATCATGGTGTAATAACGCGCACCAGTTGAAGAATCATAGGTTGTCTTTTCAAATTTTTTCCCGTTG
Above is a genomic segment from Lentilactobacillus buchneri containing:
- the walK gene encoding cell wall metabolism sensor histidine kinase WalK; the encoded protein is MNNRIKFYQSIKFKIALVFALILLVTLEIVGAVFVRQLEHQNLATFKNQIQLQTYVTNSLTTQLSSADETKANGRIKTILNDSDSGNTAQIQVIDNKGTIRGTNQINNQAIVGQKTTDDNVKNAIYNGKKFEKTTYDSSTGARYYTMISPLIKSSNNNSTVVGVVYTRANLDSVYDSINSITLIYLFAASIAIILGLLISIVISRAITRPIEEMKKQTIRIARGDYSGQVHVYGNDELGQLASAVNNLSVRVEESHESTESERRRLDSVLANMTDGVLATDRRGNVIIINETAASFLDLDENQAMGKSILDVLDIRKDYSLRDLLEKPDELILDFSSEDHSLVLHAHFSLIQRESGFISGLVCVLRDITEQQRIDQDRKQFVSNVSHELRTPLTSVRSYIEALSDGAWKDPKLAPKFLKVTQDETDRMIRMINDLLTLSRMDSGTQKMEVELVNINELFNYVLNRFDMILKKEDHPEKTYTIKRYFTKRDLWVDLDTDRFTQVLDNLMNNAIKYSPDGGVITCRLYETRNKVILSVSDQGLGIPRKDIPHIFDRFYRVDKARSRQQGGSGLGLAISKETVEALHGQIWAESVEGKGSTFYIALPYEPVEEEDLWDEV